Genomic DNA from Etheostoma cragini isolate CJK2018 chromosome 7, CSU_Ecrag_1.0, whole genome shotgun sequence:
TCAGCTACCGTATAAAGTCccatagacagacagacagacactttatttatcccacagGAATATATGTTACAATGTTATATGTGTACAATTGTATGTGATtagtatcttttattttattttattttattatgaatgCATcattctttgtaaaaaaacaacaacagaccaGCTGGTGTACTTTACAGATTGTGTTGCTTTCTTTTTAATCTACCTATCTCTGAATCAGATTCAACCAAAATACCAAGTGAAACATATTGCAGGCAGACTTGACACTTCACCGCATGTTTAGTAAGGTTTTTGTtcacaggtttttttttccatcgGTCCTGCCAATTTATATGTGTGCTTGTTGACGAGCAAAactaaaggaaagaaaaaaaaactcagtctGACAAGTGGTCTTAATTAAATGGGTTTAATCCCGGAAAGGGACTCGTTTGTGGTTACTGCAGCAGCCTGGGGAAGTAATAACACTTAAAGGAGAGTTGATGCATACGCAGCCTTGGAGTTACACCTCAAAGAAACAGAAATCTCATACAGAGTTGCATTCATAATAATCTGGTGCTGCCGGTTTGCCTTGATGAGTGCAGAATTCTCAGCGTTGCTCTGCTCTCAGTGGGAGATGTTGAGTGACAGAAAGGAGAGGCACGGAAGcaagaaaaccaaaagacacTCTTTCATCTCTTCCAACCCTTGTCCCCCATGACAGTCTCTCGTTATGTCCTCTTTTGAAATTCTCATCttactttaagtagttttgaaaatgCACGTTAGCACGCACACAGCACAAACACCGCTGCACACACGCTTCAGCCACGGTAGAAAATATTCTTCCAATCTGGCACATGAATCAGTTATGACCCGTGGCTTTCTACCAGGATCTGTGCCAGTAACAGCATGTTTACTGTAGTTCCACACTTCCTTTAATTACTGGATGTTGGGAAGCTGCCTGCCGTTGAGTGAGTTTGGATGTTTGCCTGCAGGCCTGCTCGTGGTGATGAGAAAGTGGCTCGTCTCACAGCTCCGACATTCACCTACAAGCTCGGCAAAAAGTAACCGTGTTAGCAGAACACTGACTTCCTTTAATTACTCATGAGTTTGTGCAGGCTCAGGTGACTTTAAACATTACCTCATTCCTGCTCGCTATCAGTGAAGCAGGTATGAGCAGGTACTTCATAATGACATCATCCCTGAATGACAGGGTGTCTAAGTGGGTTTGACTCTGGCTTTTGCTTTCAAGTTGAGCATGTCTGATGCTGTCTTTATATCGTCAGTGGTTACATGTCCATCCAGCTGTCTAATCATTACACATCCTGCTTTTATCTCTCCAGCGGCATCCAGTTTCAGTTTCTGCAGGCCAGCTGTGGAGTACAGGGCTCTGCCGGAGGGCTTCAAGCACCAGCTGAGTCGACGGACAGGTGGGAATCTAACCTGGCATGATGGGCGTGGCCAGAAAACCGCAGGAGGCAGGACAGtgaagctgctgcagcagcccGGCACAGAGGCCCTGCAGgtactgaacacacacatgaccCCAACACGGTTGGGGGATATCCCCTGGGTTGTCCCATAAAATCACTGTTTCCTCTGTGtcgtttttttaaaaggaaaacaatgcaCAGTAGCACCCCCCTCGTGTTTCTTAAAATCTTTTCCCACAAAAGTGAGGAGAATTAAAATGTCTCTGATTTCAAATCACTAAGTGCCGGCATTTGGTTTGTGTGAATCTCAACTGAGCCAAAAGTGATTCTTaatatttaattgaataatgaacatcatttttggGATCTTAAACAACTGTAGTGGTTGCATCAAAGGGAATAAGAGAGCATTATAGAGCCATGACAAAAGCAAGAAAGgagcagtgttgtgttttcctttccGTTGTCGGTCCCACTGCGTTCTGACATAAAGTCATGCTGACACAGAACACATCTAATGCTTTCTTAAGAATTCATCCAAACCAATATTTTCCTCGTCTTATCAACATGAGCATACGTGGAAATGATCCTCAGTGGTGTTCAGTAAGTCTTTGCCCAGAATTCTGAACAGAAAAgtctgaaagcaaaaaaaaatcatagtctGGCAAATGAGGCCGGTCACCACACATTGTTGCAAATGGACACTTTGATAGCAGAGAATGGATGCTGCTCTGTCCCTAGGGGCTTTATGGGCTCTAGCAGCCTTTTAGTATGGCTTTAAATAGCACTGGGCCTCCAACACTTGCGTTATACTTCAGCAACACGGTTGACCGGCAGCAGAATGAAACAGGATTTAGTTTGATACCGGGTGCTTGACGGTATACAGCCTATTGTTGTTACAGCGTAAGAAACAGCGTGCTAagcgtttttttaaatgtgaaccATCGTCAGATCCACTTCCAGTAGTCTTTCTGTTCCAGTTTGAATTTCATATTTGAGTCGATATTTTTTTCGTGATCTGATAACATCATTGCCTGCTCGCCAATCAATCCACAATCCATTTGTACTATAAACTGTCCTCATTTAAAGCCCTTGGTCGCTAGTCAGAAAGcctgtgtctttgtcttcacCCTATCAAAGACTCTTTAAAAAGAAGTAATGAGCTGAAGCCAAAGCTGCAAACACAGAACTGGGCTGGGCTGATAACAGAGTAGAACACAATGCATGGTTTGTTTGCTCCAATCCTCTTGGATGCACATAATGTTGTGGCtggttcatttttgttttgaggaaCACAAACTTAGTCAGGGTTGTGTGTTTGGAAGGAACATGTGAAGTTCAGTACTTTCGCTTCTTCCACATTTTAGCTTGTCATGCTTTAGCTGGTTTTATTGACTCTTATTCTACAAGTTGTACTCGTATCCACTCTGCAACCACAGACTCCTCACTAGTATACTGTAAACCACTTAAAACCATAACCACTCATTATAGTCTCTCTCAACAACACAAGTCattcttttggacattttttaggATTTTGGACTGTTGAGCCAAAACCAGCTATTTTCTTGTTATCTTTGGCTTTAGGATATTGTgatttgtgacatttttcataCTTATCTGACATTTGATTGGTCAAATAATCACTTACTCGACTTGAACGCCGCCTGTATGAGACAACTGTTTATTTCTGATGAATTGAGGGAACTGCTTGCTTCATATCAAATGTTTAAGATTACAACATTACAATGCCATTACAATAACTCTTGAATTTAGTGCTACACAGTGTGAGAAGTACCGGCTAATTCACAAGTCTAAACATTCACATACTGACTCACAAACAGCGGCAATGCAGGGCTATGCAGAATCTATAAGGAGTTGAAAGGTACAAgtcaaatgacagaaaaagacaccCAGTGTTCTTTAAGTGTAGAGCAggaagtataaaaataaaataaattgtaggACCATGGTGGATTGAGAGCAAGTCAGGAGGCAGAAAACTAAACTCTTGCTGCTctgaatgtgtcttttttttctttgtcttcctgTTATTTTGATCCCCATTAGCTCCATGTGCGGTGACAACAGCCGTAGTTACTCCTCCGGACGCTCACACGTATTTATGAGACAGAGTTTCTGACATCCCTTCCCACAATATGACTCAACAATACAAACACGGAtacaaaacatcacaacaacTCACGCTAACCACAAATACTCCATCTCCATCAATAGTACATCTTTTAGGAGCAAAAAAAGTTCTTTATGCAGCTAAATccttaataaaaacatggtAAAGAATCCCAACATACCACTATTGTTTGgtccttttctcctctctgtatTAAACTTGTTTTGCATGAGGGGCAATACAAGTATCCTCATATGTGAAATACTGTCTGTCTGGAAAGAATACCAATAAAAGCTGTATTGATTGTGgtgatattttgtgtaaaaCGCAGTAGGGAGTAACACATtctcttgttttacatttacacaaggCTGATGATTATTCATTGTTTCCACTCTCTGTGTGGGCATTGAAGTGCCATGCGAGCTGCTTTGTTCTGTGCTACATGTAACCTATTTCTTTTCAATGTGTTGGACAAAATTACTCACAACAATCACGGATAATGAGTCTCGAACCATGTGTTTGGTTCAATTGCTAAACATTAAATTAGCACGGAGCAAAATCAGCTGGGTTTTTTGTTGAAGCTTGTAAGAGTATGTTGATGAACAACTCATCATGTTAGATTTGAAGCCACATAAGGACATATTTTCCAAAGAGGAAATGTTGTTTATTGCTCTGAGTCTTTCATCGGATCATGTGATGGCTAATGCTAATGATATCAAATGGATGGACGaatacaaatgcacacaaaaaccacttattacaatgtaaaaatgcaCAATACTGAAATATTATCTTCAGAagagaaatacattaaaatatattagtaattgtattttaagaaTCACACCATAACCAAAAACGTTCCTCTAAATCAGATAGAGTCATCAGTGTGACACATTAAGCAGACTTCTAGCAAAAATCTTGCTCTATAAGAAACccagccttttttttcttttcttttctttttttgaagcCCCACTTTCCTGCATCTGAGAAAATTTTGAATTGGAGAAAAGCTGAACCTGCTGAATTATTAAAAACTGATTGACTGATCAAAGGCCTAGTTTGATTATTCCTTCATAGGTTTACATCCTGTACATCTCTTAAGACTAAAGAGCTGGATCACACTGACCTACATGCCCCTCCTGCTGTGATGTTCCTGTTGCAGGAGCTACTGCTCCTGCGGCAGCGGATATGTGTATTTCTCAAAAAGTTGGACCATTCTTCTAATACAGTCTACGTCTATCTTCTCCGTATTTaactctgtctttctttctgtagtACCGTTCCAGTGACAGTTATGGGATATATCACACGAGCCCAACTCAGCCCAGTCTGATCCGTCCAGTCGTGCTCTGGTCCCAACAAGATGTTTGTAAATGGCTGAAGAAACACTGTCCACACAACTACCTAACCTACGTGGAGGCGTTCTCCCAGCACGCCATCACAGGTCACACTGCTAAGATGATCACAAGACATAAGAATGGGAGGTGGCTTAAAGAATCCCCAAATGAAAAGCGACATTTGTTTTTGCCTACCTTCCAGGCCGTGCGTTGTTGCGACTGAAtggggagaagctggagaggATGGGACTAGTGCAAGAAACACTTCGGCAGGAGTTGCTGCAACAGGTGCTGCAGCTTCAGGTGCAGGAGGAGGGACGCAACCTGCAGCTGCTCAGCAGAAGCGAGggtgtgtatttttacttttcacgACTCCATCCCGTTTGAGCTTTAGGGGAACACACGTGTTCACATTCTGGGAGGGAATTAGATAATAAGTTGGATACCACTCACATGCCTATCAATATAAAACTTCTGCTAGCAGtttcttagcttagcataaagactggacaCTTGAAAAAAGTTAGCATGGCTCCgtccaaagacaaaaaaatccagTTTCTTAAGCTCAATAATCAACAGGTTatatctttcttttgtttaatctgtagATTGATGGGGGTTATGTACTGGAGTGTTTTTTTGGCTGGGGCCAGTGACTCTCTGGAGTCACAACTGGTTGCATGGCCAAACATTCTCTAAGACATAATCCCTCTCAAACATCAGTTTTGTAAGAATAAAACATTGGAGATAATGCCTGTTAACGAGTGAGCTTTCAATGTGCTGGTGggctttggacagagccaggcagTATTATATATTAGGTTAGGTAAAAATAGGTTAGTGCATTCTGTCAGATAGGAAATATCTTTAATATATTAGCTGTTTTCCTCCATTTTCAGTCTTTAGGTTTCCCGTATGTTGTAATTAAGTGTACGTtagatcttctcatctaactctctgcctCAAAGCAAATAAGTGTGCTTCCCAAAATGTTCAATTTGTGCTTTAAATATTTGGAAAAATCCCCAAAGTAttaatctttctctctgtcacaggTTCCTT
This window encodes:
- the samd10a gene encoding sterile alpha motif domain-containing protein 10a; the encoded protein is MAVDAASSFSFCRPAVEYRALPEGFKHQLSRRTGGNLTWHDGRGQKTAGGRTVKLLQQPGTEALQYRSSDSYGIYHTSPTQPSLIRPVVLWSQQDVCKWLKKHCPHNYLTYVEAFSQHAITGRALLRLNGEKLERMGLVQETLRQELLQQVLQLQVQEEGRNLQLLSRSEGSFGRIS